In one Bombyx mori chromosome 4, ASM3026992v2 genomic region, the following are encoded:
- the LOC101742507 gene encoding inactive peptidyl-prolyl cis-trans isomerase shutdown isoform X1 encodes MCTVTLENGLDLRECTTTGSILHINEIYEENDDNDTTESKVFKTIDILGEPVKNFEVLKNELIPVDENHYVIKKILETGGGMPLHDGCTVSIAFSGYWENELQPFDVMSLNNPMTVDLKDSGLLPGLDIAVRSMLVGEISLFLFSYKVMYGEMGIPPRIKPKSDCVFYIKLVKSMLTPKEGALNLNEPNTFQRVHHEVKLLYSSGYSLYKIKNFSLAIHLFNKAVRILHKCRLADEEDEKIQEKLLIKLYINLAICYNKINKPLKTCIACNELNRLNSLWNNAKALLQNARALRMIGQFDEAEKKLRKAEILSPNSEEMKTEAKLLQKLKVSCNKSKLLAEKTIGLAQHSAVSDNFKVEVENLISNFKENINLCKLTLPYNLDTAEVEFIKSTCIRENLFFNKIEKDFVSSKQEELSTCEKNTDNKHYLLGKENDMETEIDIANSNDEIFKLLI; translated from the exons ATGTGTACCGTCACTTTAGAAAATGGACTAGATCTACG ggAATGTACAACTACAGGCTCTATTTTGCACATCAATGAGATATATGAAGaaaatgatgataatgatactACAGAGAGCAAAGTATTTAAGACAATTGACATTCTGGGAGAACCTGTAAAAAATTTTGAAGTcttaaaaaatgaattgattCCTGTTGATGAAAATCACTATGTAATTAAGAAAATACTAGAAACTGGTGGAGGTATGCCCTTGCATGATGGATGCACAGTCTCAATAGCATTCTCTGGATACTGGGAAAATGAGTTACAACCATTTGACGTAATGAGTTTAAATAATCCAATG ACTGTAGATCTCAAAGACAGTGGTTTACTACCAGGACTAGATATAGCTGTTAGATCAATGCTTGTTGGTGAGATAtcactgtttttattttcatacaaaGTAATGTATGGAGAAATGGGTATTCCACCAAGAATAAAGCCAAAATCTGATTGTGTATTCTATATTAAATTAGTCAAAAGTATGCTGACTCCAAAGGAAGG tgcACTGAACCTTAATGAACCCAATACATTCCAAAGAGTGCACCATGAAGTTAAGCTGCTTTATAGTTCAGGGTATTCattgtacaaaattaaaaatttttcacTAGCAATACATCTTTTCAACAAAGCAGTAAGAATATTGCATAAGTGTAGACTTGCAGATGAAGAAGACGAAAAAATACAAGAAAAGCTTCttatcaaattatatattaactTAGCTatttgttacaataaaataaacaagccTCTAAAAACATGTATTGCTTGTAATGAACTGAATAGATTAAATTCTTTGTGGAACAATGCCAAAGCACTTTTACAAAATGCTAGAGCCTTAAGAATGATAGGTCAGTTTGATGAAGCAGAGAAGAAACTACGAAAAGCTGAAATATTGAGTCCCAATAGCGAGGAAATGAAAACTGAAGCCAAATTACtgcaaaaattaaaagtatcaTGTAACAAAAGCAAATTACTAGCAGAAAAAACTATAGGATTAGCACAACACAGTGCTGTGAGTGATAATTTCAAAGTAGAAGTTGAAAATTTGATAAGCAACTTCAAAGAAAACATAAATCTATGTAAATTAACCTTGCCATACAATTTAGATACAGCAGAAGTTGAGTTTATTAAAAGTACATGTATTAGAGAgaacttattttttaataaaattgaaaaagattTTGTTTCAAGCAAACAGGAAGAGTTAAGTACTTGTGAAAAAAATACAGATAACAAACATTATCTTTTGGGAAAAGAAAATGACATGGAAACTGAGATTGATATTGCAAACtcaaatgatgaaatattcaaGTTGTTGATTTAA
- the LOC692987 gene encoding prohibitin protein WPH produces MAAQLFNRIGQVGLGVALVGGVVNSALYNVDGGHRAVIFDRFAGVKQLVVGEGTHFFIPWVQRPIIFDIRSRPRNVPTITGSKDLQNVNITLRILFRPVPDQLPRIYTILGIDYDERVLPSITSEVLKAVVAQFDAGELITQREIVSQKVNDSLTERAAQFGLILDDISITHLTFGKEFTQAVELKQVAQQEAEKARFLVEKAEQQKKAAVIAAEGDAQAAVLLAKSFGSAGEGLVELRRIEAAEDIAYQLAKSRNVTYLPHGQNVLLNLPTQN; encoded by the exons ATGGCTGCACAGCTTTTCAATCGCATTGGGCAAGTCGGTCTAGGCGTGGCATTGGTTGGAGGTGTTGTCAATTCTGCATTGTATAATG TCGACGGTGGTCACAGAGCTGTTATCTTCGATCGATTTGCTGGTGTTAAGCAGCTAGTTGTTGGTGAAGGCACACATTTCTTCATTCCTTGGGTCCAGAGGCCAATTATATTTGACATCAGGTCTCGACCCAGAAATGTTCCTACTATTACTGGAAGTAAAG atctTCAAAATGTTAACATCACACTTCGTATCCTCTTCAGACCAGTTCCTGATCAATTACCAAGAATTTACACTATTCTTGGTATTGATTATGATGAAAGAGTACTTCCATCTATTACCTCAGAAGTTCTGAAAGCAGTTGTTGCTCAGTTCGATGCTGGAGAACTTATTACACAAAGAGAG ATCGTGTCGCAAAAAGTCAATGACAGCCTAACAGAGAGAGCAGCACAATTCGGCCTCATCCTAGACGACATTTCTATCACTCACTTGACCTTCGGAAAGGAATTCACGCAGGCTGTTGAACTGAAACAAGTAGCTCAACAAGAAGCAGAGAAAGCCAGATTCCTTGTAGAGAAAGCTGAACAACAAAAGAAGGCTGCCGTTATTGCTGCAGAGGGAGACGCGCAGGCTGCTGTACTTCTCGCAAAGTCCTTTGGAAGTGCTGGCGAAGGTCTTGTTGAACTTCGTCGTATTGAAGCGGCAGAGGACATTGCTTATCAACTAGCGAAATCACGCAATGTCACTTATCTTCCGCATGGACAAAATGTGCTGCTAAATCTGCCCACACAGAACTAG
- the LOC101742507 gene encoding inactive peptidyl-prolyl cis-trans isomerase shutdown isoform X2 — MCTVTLENGLDLRECTTTGSILHINEIYEENDDNDTTESKVFKTIDILGEPVKNFEVLKNELIPVDENHYVIKKILETGGGMPLHDGCTVSIAFSGYWENELQPFDVMSLNNPMTVDLKDSGLLPGLDIAVRSMLVVH, encoded by the exons ATGTGTACCGTCACTTTAGAAAATGGACTAGATCTACG ggAATGTACAACTACAGGCTCTATTTTGCACATCAATGAGATATATGAAGaaaatgatgataatgatactACAGAGAGCAAAGTATTTAAGACAATTGACATTCTGGGAGAACCTGTAAAAAATTTTGAAGTcttaaaaaatgaattgattCCTGTTGATGAAAATCACTATGTAATTAAGAAAATACTAGAAACTGGTGGAGGTATGCCCTTGCATGATGGATGCACAGTCTCAATAGCATTCTCTGGATACTGGGAAAATGAGTTACAACCATTTGACGTAATGAGTTTAAATAATCCAATG ACTGTAGATCTCAAAGACAGTGGTTTACTACCAGGACTAGATATAGCTGTTAGATCAATGCTTGTTG tgcACTGA